Proteins encoded in a region of the Malaciobacter mytili LMG 24559 genome:
- a CDS encoding class I SAM-dependent methyltransferase, translating into MEKLKEIIEKNLENKTNEFKRVFHGRGNFYEKFNFLTVDSIDKILFIVFFEEIQKNLEEQLLILLDEIYEKYGFEVLILQRRYLNNGENEVLKGKLKQENYLVENGLKYSINFYNKNIGFFADMKNGREYILNNSKDKKVLNLFSYTCAFSVCAIKGGAKEVINVDMAKNALTIGRINHHLNDLDTKKVKFLPYNILKSWSRIKKYAPYDIIVIDPPSFQKGSFAASKDYEKIIKRLEELTTKDSIILSALNAPELDTNFIKNIFTEFAKEFEFIQRIPNLENYPSNNEEKSLKNMIFKRR; encoded by the coding sequence ATGGAAAAACTAAAAGAAATTATAGAAAAAAATCTTGAAAATAAAACAAATGAATTTAAAAGAGTTTTCCATGGAAGAGGTAACTTTTATGAAAAATTTAATTTTTTAACTGTAGATTCAATTGATAAAATTTTATTTATTGTGTTTTTTGAAGAAATACAAAAGAATTTAGAAGAGCAATTACTTATTTTATTAGATGAAATTTATGAAAAATATGGTTTTGAAGTTTTAATTCTTCAAAGAAGATATTTAAATAATGGTGAAAATGAGGTTTTAAAAGGAAAGTTAAAACAAGAAAATTATTTAGTTGAAAATGGTTTAAAATATTCTATAAATTTCTATAATAAAAATATAGGTTTTTTTGCTGATATGAAAAATGGAAGAGAATATATTTTAAATAATTCAAAAGATAAAAAAGTTTTAAATCTATTTTCTTATACTTGTGCTTTTAGTGTTTGTGCTATAAAAGGTGGAGCAAAAGAGGTTATAAATGTAGATATGGCAAAAAATGCTTTAACAATAGGAAGAATAAACCATCACCTAAATGATTTAGATACCAAAAAAGTTAAGTTTTTGCCTTATAATATATTAAAATCATGGAGTAGAATAAAAAAATATGCTCCTTATGATATTATTGTAATAGATCCCCCTTCTTTTCAAAAGGGAAGTTTTGCAGCTTCAAAAGATTATGAAAAAATTATAAAAAGATTAGAAGAATTAACAACTAAAGATTCTATAATTTTAAGTGCTTTAAATGCCCCTGAATTAGATACAAATTTTATTAAAAATATTTTTACTGAATTTGCAAAAGAGTTTGAATTTATACAAAGAATACCAAATTTAGAAAATTATCCTTCAAATAATGAAGAAAAAAGTTTAAAAAATATGATATTTAAAAGAAGATAA
- a CDS encoding MetQ/NlpA family ABC transporter substrate-binding protein gives MKNIFKIVLVALVALFLGACSDNEKPKEQEKTVIKVGATPIPHAEILQEVKKILAKEGYTLEIVEFTDYVTPNIAVEEGELDANFFQHVPYMDEFNKNKNTHIVKTVNVHLEPMGVYSSKIKSLKDIKDGDTIAVPNDPTNESRALDILQREGLLTFKDVELKTAKDILDNPKNLKIEELDAPQLPRVLDEVTAAVINTNYALLSNLNPLKDALAIESKDSPYANIVSVKAGNENKPYIQALNKAINSEEIKTFIRTKYQGAIIEAF, from the coding sequence ATGAAAAACATTTTTAAGATTGTTTTAGTTGCACTTGTTGCATTATTTTTAGGTGCTTGTTCTGATAATGAAAAACCAAAAGAACAAGAAAAAACAGTTATTAAAGTTGGGGCAACTCCAATTCCACATGCTGAAATTTTACAAGAAGTAAAAAAAATCTTAGCAAAAGAGGGATATACACTAGAAATAGTAGAATTTACTGATTATGTAACTCCAAATATTGCAGTAGAAGAGGGTGAATTAGATGCTAACTTCTTCCAACACGTGCCATATATGGATGAGTTTAATAAAAATAAAAATACTCATATAGTTAAAACTGTAAATGTTCATTTAGAGCCAATGGGTGTTTATTCAAGTAAAATCAAATCTTTAAAAGATATTAAAGATGGTGATACAATTGCTGTTCCAAATGACCCTACAAATGAAAGTAGAGCTTTAGATATTTTACAAAGAGAAGGGCTTTTAACATTTAAAGATGTTGAATTAAAAACTGCAAAAGATATTTTAGATAATCCAAAAAATTTAAAAATTGAAGAGTTAGATGCTCCACAATTACCAAGAGTATTAGATGAAGTAACAGCAGCAGTTATTAATACAAACTATGCTTTATTATCAAATTTAAATCCATTAAAAGATGCTTTAGCAATTGAATCAAAAGATTCTCCTTATGCAAATATTGTTTCAGTTAAAGCTGGAAATGAAAATAAACCTTATATTCAAGCTTTAAATAAAGCTATTAATTCAGAAGAAATTAAAACATTTATAAGAACTAAATACCAAGGTGCTATAATAGAAGCATTCTAA
- a CDS encoding SDR family NAD(P)-dependent oxidoreductase, which produces MKKNILITGCSSGLGLALTNLYLQKGYKVFGLSRKKPPIENKDFEFKQIDLSKTLKIKKLLEEYLLNIKEFELVYLNAGILGEIKTLDLLSLDEMKEVFEINVFANKEILDILAKCKVEKILAISSGASINGSKGWASYSLSKAGINMLINLYAKELINTKLYAIAPGVIKTPMTDYIRFEIDEEIFPSAKRLKEGEIQTPKEAAQRVDKTLEKLETIPSGSFIDVRKI; this is translated from the coding sequence ATGAAAAAAAATATCTTAATTACTGGCTGTAGCTCAGGCTTGGGACTTGCACTTACTAATTTATATTTACAAAAAGGTTATAAGGTATTTGGTCTTTCAAGAAAAAAACCTCCAATAGAAAATAAAGATTTTGAATTTAAACAAATTGATTTATCAAAGACTTTAAAAATTAAAAAACTTTTAGAAGAATATTTACTAAATATTAAAGAGTTTGAATTAGTATATTTAAATGCAGGAATATTAGGTGAGATAAAAACCCTTGATTTATTAAGTTTAGATGAAATGAAAGAGGTTTTTGAAATAAATGTTTTTGCAAATAAAGAAATACTTGATATTTTAGCAAAATGTAAAGTAGAAAAAATATTAGCAATTTCATCAGGAGCTTCAATAAATGGCTCAAAAGGTTGGGCTTCTTATAGTTTATCAAAAGCTGGAATTAATATGCTTATTAATTTATATGCAAAAGAGTTAATAAACACTAAACTTTATGCAATTGCCCCTGGAGTAATAAAAACACCAATGACAGATTATATTAGATTTGAAATTGATGAAGAGATTTTTCCTTCTGCAAAAAGATTAAAAGAAGGTGAAATACAAACACCAAAAGAGGCTGCACAAAGAGTTGATAAAACTTTAGAAAAACTTGAAACTATTCCTAGTGGTAGTTTTATTGATGTTCGAAAAATTTAA
- a CDS encoding methionine ABC transporter permease, whose translation MMDILLPAIGETLYMSLVSTLLAVIIGFFTAIVLILTQKDGLMENIKLYRVLDVVINTLRSFPFIILMIVLFPLTKLIVGKSIGTTAAIIPLTIGAAPFIARLIESALKEVDNGVIEAAKSFGAGNFQIVFKIMLVEALPGIISAITLTLITVIGFSAMAGAVGGGGLGDVAIKFGYYRFQTDIMLYTVLILIVLVQIFQSLGDYLYKITKK comes from the coding sequence ATGATGGATATTTTACTGCCAGCAATTGGTGAAACTTTATATATGAGTTTAGTTTCTACGCTTTTAGCTGTTATTATTGGTTTTTTTACTGCAATAGTTCTTATTTTGACTCAAAAAGATGGACTTATGGAAAATATTAAACTTTATAGAGTTTTAGATGTGGTAATAAACACTTTAAGGTCATTTCCCTTTATTATACTTATGATTGTTCTTTTCCCTTTAACAAAGCTAATTGTGGGGAAAAGTATTGGAACTACTGCTGCTATAATTCCTTTAACTATTGGTGCAGCACCTTTTATTGCAAGATTAATTGAAAGTGCATTAAAAGAGGTAGATAATGGAGTGATTGAAGCTGCAAAATCATTTGGAGCTGGAAATTTTCAAATAGTTTTTAAAATAATGTTAGTTGAAGCATTACCTGGTATTATTTCAGCCATAACTTTGACTTTGATTACTGTTATTGGTTTCTCTGCAATGGCTGGTGCTGTTGGTGGAGGTGGATTAGGAGATGTGGCTATTAAGTTTGGATATTATAGATTTCAAACGGATATTATGCTATATACAGTTTTAATTTTAATAGTGCTTGTACAGATTTTTCAAAGTTTAGGTGACTATTTATATAAAATTACTAAAAAATAA
- a CDS encoding HugZ family pyridoxamine 5'-phosphate oxidase, which yields MLNNFLKSFKSVVLSTIDENDFPFTSYAPYIKVHNKYYFYLSNMAKHSHNLKKTQKVSLFFIEDEQKTENIFARKRVVFQARVEVISKDILLYKEVLDKFEKLDNTIATLRKMSDFNLYEAEVFYGEAVFGFGKAYEIKGKNFDELIAKKATGHK from the coding sequence ATGCTAAATAATTTCCTGAAATCTTTTAAAAGTGTAGTCTTATCTACAATTGATGAAAATGATTTTCCTTTTACAAGTTATGCACCTTATATAAAAGTACATAACAAATATTACTTTTATCTAAGCAATATGGCAAAACATTCACATAATCTAAAAAAAACTCAAAAAGTTTCACTATTTTTTATAGAAGATGAACAAAAAACTGAAAATATTTTCGCAAGAAAAAGAGTAGTTTTTCAAGCAAGAGTAGAAGTTATTTCAAAAGATATACTTTTATACAAAGAGGTATTAGATAAATTTGAAAAGCTTGATAATACTATTGCAACTTTAAGAAAAATGAGTGATTTTAATCTATATGAAGCAGAGGTTTTTTATGGAGAAGCTGTTTTTGGGTTTGGAAAAGCTTATGAAATAAAAGGGAAAAATTTTGATGAGTTAATTGCAAAAAAAGCAACAGGACATAAATAG
- a CDS encoding L-lactate MFS transporter — protein sequence MEKNRWLMALAAVGVHICIGSVYAWSVYVNPIQQQMNWNLTDVTIAFSIAIFFLGLSAALMGKFVEKNGPRVSATIAAFAFGIGTAGSGLAILMESKLLLYFFYGVLGGCGLGIGYISPVSTLVKWFPDKRGMATGLAIMGFGFASAISGPAIKLLIGSVGIANTFFILGAVYFVIMFLSAIYLEKPQEGYMPKKFKKKLESGKKKLKKDLSSMGLNEAVKTPRFYGLWIMLFINVTCGIAIIGVASPLLQEAMGMSALAAAAAVGLMGVFNGAGRIFWASISDFLTRPVVYIIFFATQAIAFYALPSISELILFQIILYFIMSCYGGGFASIPAYIGDIFGTKELGAIHGYILTAWAAAGLVGPLIISNVKDMTGSYAQTLYVFAGFFCIALVVSIAMLINIKKIKKQNNH from the coding sequence ATGGAAAAAAATCGTTGGCTTATGGCTTTAGCTGCTGTTGGAGTTCATATTTGTATCGGTTCTGTTTACGCTTGGAGTGTATATGTAAATCCAATCCAACAACAGATGAATTGGAATTTAACAGATGTAACTATTGCTTTTAGTATAGCTATTTTCTTTCTTGGATTATCAGCTGCACTTATGGGTAAATTTGTAGAAAAAAATGGTCCTAGAGTTTCTGCAACTATTGCAGCTTTTGCTTTTGGTATTGGAACAGCAGGTTCAGGACTTGCTATTTTAATGGAATCAAAACTTCTTTTATACTTTTTTTATGGAGTTTTAGGTGGTTGTGGTTTAGGAATAGGTTATATCTCTCCTGTTTCAACTTTAGTAAAATGGTTTCCTGATAAAAGAGGAATGGCTACAGGTTTAGCTATTATGGGATTTGGATTTGCTTCAGCAATTTCAGGGCCTGCAATTAAACTTTTAATAGGTTCTGTTGGTATTGCAAATACTTTTTTTATTCTTGGGGCAGTTTACTTTGTAATTATGTTTTTATCTGCAATTTATTTAGAAAAACCTCAAGAAGGTTATATGCCAAAAAAATTTAAGAAAAAATTAGAAAGTGGAAAGAAAAAACTTAAAAAAGATTTATCTTCTATGGGATTAAATGAAGCAGTTAAAACTCCTAGATTTTATGGTCTTTGGATTATGCTTTTTATAAATGTTACTTGTGGAATTGCAATTATTGGAGTAGCTTCTCCTTTATTACAAGAAGCAATGGGTATGAGTGCTTTAGCAGCAGCTGCTGCTGTTGGTCTTATGGGAGTATTTAATGGGGCAGGAAGAATCTTTTGGGCTAGTATTTCTGATTTTTTAACTAGACCAGTTGTTTATATTATCTTTTTTGCAACACAAGCAATAGCTTTTTATGCATTACCTAGTATTAGTGAGCTTATCTTATTTCAAATTATTTTATATTTTATAATGTCTTGTTATGGTGGAGGTTTTGCTTCAATACCAGCTTATATTGGAGATATTTTTGGAACAAAAGAATTAGGTGCTATTCATGGGTATATTTTAACAGCTTGGGCAGCTGCTGGACTTGTTGGACCACTAATTATTTCAAATGTAAAAGATATGACAGGAAGTTATGCTCAAACGCTTTATGTTTTTGCAGGGTTTTTCTGTATTGCATTGGTTGTATCAATTGCAATGTTAATTAATATTAAAAAAATTAAAAAACAAAATAATCACTAA
- the sstT gene encoding serine/threonine transporter SstT yields the protein MNKNSLVSRYFNGNLVLQISVGIVLGVIVGAFFKEVASSVSILGKLFVDALKAIAPILVFILVSTAIATKEMGVQTNIKPIIFLYLVGTFLAAFVSIIVSYLFPTTLVLLKANEPLNPPDSVVSVLQGVLFNIVDNPVHALLTGNFMGILAWAIGLGIAMHYSSAETKKVFFDVSTGVTKIVQFIIRLAPFGIFGLVADTFAKTGMASLLSYGRILVLLVGTMLFMLFVINPLIVFIKTKKNPFPLLFICIKESAITAFFTRSSAANIPVNMNLCKKLNLDENTYSVSIPLGATTNMAGAAVTITILTLATVHTLGINVDIFTALLLSVIASLAACGASGVAGGSLLLIPLACSLFGITNDIALQVVAIGFVIGVVQDSMETALNSSTDVLFTACCASKS from the coding sequence ATGAATAAAAATAGTTTAGTTAGTAGATATTTCAATGGAAATTTGGTACTACAAATTTCAGTGGGAATTGTATTAGGTGTTATTGTTGGAGCTTTTTTTAAAGAGGTTGCTTCTAGTGTTTCAATTTTAGGAAAATTATTTGTTGATGCATTAAAAGCAATTGCTCCTATTTTGGTTTTTATTTTAGTTTCAACTGCAATTGCAACTAAAGAAATGGGTGTTCAAACAAATATAAAACCAATTATATTTTTATATTTAGTTGGTACTTTTTTAGCTGCTTTTGTTTCTATCATTGTTAGTTACTTATTTCCTACAACTTTAGTTTTACTAAAAGCAAATGAACCTTTAAATCCCCCAGATAGTGTGGTAAGTGTACTTCAAGGAGTTCTTTTTAATATTGTAGATAATCCTGTACATGCTTTATTAACTGGAAATTTTATGGGAATTTTGGCTTGGGCAATTGGACTTGGTATTGCCATGCACTATAGTAGTGCTGAAACTAAAAAAGTATTTTTTGATGTTTCAACAGGTGTTACAAAAATCGTACAGTTTATAATAAGACTTGCACCTTTTGGGATTTTTGGTTTGGTTGCCGATACTTTTGCAAAAACAGGTATGGCTTCACTTTTAAGTTATGGAAGAATTTTGGTTTTATTAGTTGGAACAATGCTTTTTATGCTTTTTGTAATAAATCCTTTAATTGTATTTATTAAAACTAAGAAAAACCCTTTCCCTTTATTATTTATTTGTATAAAAGAAAGTGCAATTACTGCTTTTTTTACAAGAAGTAGTGCTGCAAATATACCTGTAAATATGAATTTATGTAAAAAGTTAAATTTAGATGAAAATACTTATTCTGTATCTATTCCTTTAGGTGCAACAACAAATATGGCAGGAGCAGCAGTTACAATTACTATTTTAACTTTAGCAACAGTTCATACTTTAGGTATAAATGTAGATATTTTTACTGCATTGCTATTAAGTGTTATTGCTTCATTAGCTGCGTGTGGGGCTTCTGGTGTTGCTGGTGGTTCACTTCTTTTAATACCTTTAGCTTGCTCATTATTTGGAATTACTAATGATATTGCACTTCAAGTTGTGGCAATTGGGTTTGTTATTGGAGTAGTTCAAGATTCAATGGAGACAGCACTAAACTCTTCAACAGATGTTTTATTTACTGCTTGTTGTGCTTCAAAGTCTTAA
- a CDS encoding glutathione peroxidase yields the protein MKIIVIFLIFLSSLLGENMQSIYDIEVKTIEGKTIKMSEYKNKVLLIVNVASFCGFTSQYEGLEKLYKKYKTKDFVVLGFPCNQFMNQEPEDEQKIKEFCSLTYDVTFPMFSKVEVNGENTHDLYKLLKQEASGVLGTEAIKWNFTKFLVNKQGKIVERFAPSTTPESLEKQIENLL from the coding sequence ATGAAAATAATAGTTATTTTCTTAATATTTTTATCTTCTTTATTAGGAGAGAATATGCAAAGTATATATGATATTGAAGTTAAAACAATTGAAGGTAAAACTATAAAAATGAGTGAATATAAAAATAAAGTTTTACTTATTGTAAATGTTGCAAGTTTTTGTGGCTTTACTTCTCAATATGAAGGTTTAGAAAAACTTTATAAAAAATATAAAACTAAAGATTTTGTAGTTTTAGGTTTCCCTTGCAATCAGTTTATGAATCAAGAACCAGAAGATGAACAAAAAATAAAAGAGTTTTGTTCTTTAACATATGATGTAACTTTTCCAATGTTTTCAAAAGTTGAAGTAAATGGAGAAAATACACATGATTTATATAAACTTTTAAAACAAGAAGCTTCTGGAGTATTGGGAACAGAGGCAATAAAATGGAATTTTACAAAATTTTTAGTTAATAAACAAGGAAAAATAGTGGAGAGATTTGCTCCTTCTACAACACCTGAAAGTTTAGAAAAACAGATTGAAAATTTACTTTAG
- a CDS encoding SRPBCC family protein, whose translation MKTFTKETYINTTLEELFAFHMDTNNLLKITPSNIKATLLTKNIQPKEGQVISLKTTKNFLSFLWIIRIKKIEYPKLFIDEALKSPFKFWEHQHIFEKRGNKVLLKDVVRYELPFGFIGRIFSSFIQSDLEKMFDFRHKVTKNILEGKI comes from the coding sequence ATGAAAACATTTACAAAAGAAACTTATATAAATACAACGTTAGAAGAATTATTTGCTTTTCATATGGATACAAATAATCTTTTAAAAATAACTCCTAGTAATATAAAAGCAACTTTATTAACAAAAAATATTCAGCCTAAAGAGGGACAAGTAATTAGTTTAAAAACTACAAAAAACTTTTTAAGCTTTTTATGGATTATTCGTATAAAAAAAATAGAATATCCAAAGTTATTTATAGATGAAGCTTTAAAATCTCCATTTAAATTTTGGGAACATCAACATATCTTTGAAAAAAGAGGTAATAAAGTTTTACTTAAAGATGTGGTAAGATATGAACTTCCTTTTGGATTTATTGGAAGGATTTTTAGTAGTTTTATTCAAAGTGATTTAGAAAAGATGTTTGATTTTCGTCATAAAGTAACAAAAAATATTTTAGAAGGAAAAATATGA
- the pdxH gene encoding pyridoxamine 5'-phosphate oxidase: protein MDLSSMREEYVNQGLRRKDLDDNPIKQFEKWFEQAMSADLIEPNAMSLATVGEDMMPSIRTVLLKFFDESGFVFFSNYESVKAKQLEQNPKAAIHFAWLGLERQVKIEGVIERISSTKSLKYFLSRPKGSQIGAWVSQQSQVISSRSVLEAKFNEIKSKFVKGEIPFPSFWGGYILKPQKIEFWQGAKHRLHDRFVYTLKEDNKWQIDRLAP, encoded by the coding sequence GTGGACTTAAGTTCTATGAGAGAAGAGTATGTAAATCAAGGTTTACGAAGAAAGGATTTAGATGACAATCCTATAAAGCAGTTTGAAAAGTGGTTTGAACAAGCAATGAGTGCAGATTTAATTGAGCCAAATGCTATGAGTTTAGCAACAGTGGGAGAGGATATGATGCCTTCAATTAGGACTGTATTATTAAAGTTTTTTGATGAGAGTGGTTTTGTATTTTTTTCAAATTATGAAAGTGTAAAAGCAAAACAACTAGAACAAAACCCAAAAGCAGCAATTCATTTTGCTTGGTTAGGTTTAGAAAGACAAGTAAAAATTGAAGGAGTAATTGAAAGAATTTCTTCAACAAAATCTTTAAAATATTTTCTTTCTCGCCCTAAAGGGAGTCAAATAGGGGCTTGGGTATCACAACAAAGTCAAGTTATAAGCTCAAGGTCAGTTCTAGAAGCAAAATTCAATGAGATAAAAAGTAAATTTGTAAAAGGGGAGATACCTTTTCCTTCTTTTTGGGGAGGGTATATTTTAAAACCTCAAAAGATTGAGTTTTGGCAAGGTGCAAAGCATAGGTTGCATGATAGATTTGTTTATACTTTAAAAGAAGATAATAAATGGCAAATAGATAGATTAGCTCCGTAA
- a CDS encoding ankyrin repeat domain-containing protein, with translation MSTNFFIENKSLNKSFSLKKLLFSGLDINYQDKDGWCVLFESIAYNENINSLISLGVNINIRDKKGRNALYWAIKFKNHEAVRLLIKNYINTYVTPTLSAVHFAIYNDDVKMLKTLKNCGLDLNFLDEINATGLIYAVLYNKLHCIDYLLKNGANIYENDTLGNSAYSLANELQIKSVITKFNKRN, from the coding sequence ATGAGTACAAATTTTTTTATTGAGAATAAATCTTTAAATAAAAGTTTTTCACTAAAAAAACTTCTTTTTAGTGGGTTAGATATTAATTATCAAGATAAAGATGGCTGGTGCGTACTTTTTGAATCAATAGCCTATAATGAAAATATAAACTCTCTTATTTCTTTAGGAGTTAATATTAATATTAGAGATAAAAAAGGAAGAAATGCTTTATATTGGGCAATTAAATTTAAAAATCATGAAGCAGTAAGACTTTTAATAAAAAATTATATTAATACTTATGTAACTCCAACTTTATCAGCAGTTCATTTTGCTATTTATAATGATGATGTAAAGATGTTAAAGACTTTGAAAAATTGTGGACTTGATTTGAACTTTTTAGATGAGATAAATGCAACAGGATTAATTTATGCAGTTTTATATAATAAATTGCATTGTATTGATTACTTACTAAAAAATGGTGCAAATATTTATGAAAATGACACTTTAGGTAATAGTGCATATTCATTGGCAAATGAATTACAAATAAAAAGTGTAATTACAAAGTTTAATAAACGAAATTAA
- a CDS encoding ZIP family metal transporter: MSIISSIIFYSLLSGITVFLGGLFSLFFEKNFKKGFLKDEIVHFFIAFGTGIMLSAISFVLVPQGLEKTSVLLAITLFLFGGIIFYLIDGYIQSKAGNIAQIMAMLLDFIPESIALGALFAYDYKIGIILALFIGLQNFPEAFNSYLELRKSRFSIKKTLLILFLLSFVGVIFSLLGYYLLSSNQNITSALMLFASGGILYLIFQDIAPSLRYKNNRLIAIGVNIGFIVGIFSKTFSI; encoded by the coding sequence ATGAGTATTATTTCTTCAATTATTTTTTATTCTCTTCTTTCTGGTATTACTGTTTTTTTAGGTGGACTTTTTTCTTTATTTTTTGAAAAAAACTTTAAAAAAGGTTTTTTAAAAGATGAAATAGTTCATTTTTTTATAGCTTTTGGTACGGGAATTATGTTAAGTGCAATCTCTTTTGTTTTAGTTCCTCAAGGTTTAGAAAAAACATCAGTTTTATTGGCTATTACTCTTTTTTTATTTGGGGGAATAATTTTTTATTTAATTGATGGTTATATACAAAGTAAAGCTGGAAATATAGCACAAATAATGGCTATGCTTTTAGACTTTATTCCAGAATCCATAGCCTTAGGAGCTCTTTTTGCATATGATTATAAAATAGGAATTATATTGGCATTATTTATAGGATTGCAAAACTTTCCTGAAGCTTTTAACTCTTATTTAGAACTTAGAAAATCAAGATTTTCTATAAAAAAAACTTTATTGATACTTTTTTTATTAAGTTTTGTAGGTGTGATTTTTTCACTTTTAGGATACTACTTATTATCTTCAAATCAAAATATAACTTCTGCTTTAATGCTTTTTGCAAGTGGTGGAATTTTATATCTTATTTTTCAAGATATAGCTCCAAGTTTAAGATATAAAAACAATAGACTTATTGCAATTGGAGTAAATATTGGATTTATTGTGGGAATTTTTTCCAAAACTTTTTCTATATAA
- a CDS encoding methionine ABC transporter ATP-binding protein yields MIEIKNLNKYYGQIKVLNNINLSIDKGDIFAIVGHSGAGKSTLLRCINGLEDYHEGSLLVNKKEVKNLTKLKLREFRKNIGMIFQHFSLLQRKTVFENVSLPMELWGYSKDEIEKKVLNLLELVGLESKVNSYPKELSGGQKQRVAIARALTLDPEILLSDEATSALDPNTTTSILNLLKKINKQLNITIILVTHEMEVVKQIAQKALLLEHGNIIGLDVTEDLFLKPDEKMKHFLGEEEVVPKEGVNIKLYFPKDNAYQSLITSMARELDIDFSIVWGKLEEINTHIIGNMVINIKEEQKEIVCKYLENRAITWEILK; encoded by the coding sequence TTGATAGAGATAAAAAATTTAAATAAATACTATGGGCAAATAAAAGTATTAAATAATATCAATCTTTCTATTGATAAAGGTGATATTTTTGCTATTGTTGGGCATAGTGGAGCAGGTAAATCTACACTTTTAAGATGTATAAATGGACTGGAAGATTACCATGAAGGCTCACTTTTAGTAAATAAAAAAGAGGTTAAAAACTTAACAAAATTAAAGTTAAGAGAGTTTAGAAAAAATATTGGAATGATATTTCAACATTTTTCACTTCTTCAAAGAAAAACAGTATTTGAAAATGTTTCTTTACCTATGGAACTTTGGGGATACTCTAAAGATGAAATAGAGAAAAAAGTTTTAAATCTTTTAGAACTTGTTGGTTTAGAAAGTAAAGTTAATTCTTATCCAAAAGAGTTAAGTGGAGGTCAAAAACAAAGAGTTGCAATAGCAAGAGCTTTAACTTTAGACCCTGAAATTTTACTTTCAGATGAAGCAACTTCTGCACTTGATCCAAATACAACTACTTCAATATTAAATCTTTTAAAAAAGATTAATAAGCAGTTAAATATTACAATTATTCTAGTTACTCACGAGATGGAAGTTGTAAAACAAATAGCTCAAAAAGCTTTACTTCTTGAGCATGGTAATATTATAGGTCTTGATGTAACAGAAGATTTATTTTTAAAACCTGATGAGAAAATGAAACACTTCTTAGGAGAAGAAGAAGTTGTACCAAAAGAGGGTGTTAATATTAAGCTATATTTTCCAAAAGATAATGCTTATCAATCACTAATTACTTCAATGGCAAGAGAACTTGATATTGATTTTAGTATTGTATGGGGTAAACTAGAAGAGATAAATACTCATATTATTGGAAATATGGTTATAAATATAAAAGAAGAACAAAAAGAAATTGTTTGTAAATATTTGGAAAATAGAGCTATTACTTGGGAGATTTTAAAATGA
- a CDS encoding cysteine-rich CWC family protein: MFCPFCKKHNNCNSLNINSCWCKNKNIPKELISLSSFFKEKSCICESCVDLFLKDKELFKKKFIPSL, encoded by the coding sequence TTGTTTTGTCCTTTTTGTAAAAAACACAATAACTGTAATAGTTTAAATATAAATAGCTGCTGGTGCAAGAATAAAAATATTCCTAAAGAATTAATCTCTTTGAGCTCTTTTTTTAAAGAAAAAAGCTGTATTTGTGAAAGTTGTGTAGATTTATTTTTAAAAGATAAAGAATTATTTAAAAAGAAATTTATTCCTTCTTTATAG